A window of Microcystis aeruginosa FD4 contains these coding sequences:
- a CDS encoding Uma2 family endonuclease: MTFTPAIDPDIEYPDSDGKPMADNTEQYEWIVKIKENLEILFANSPQVFIAGDLLWYPVQDKKITGPVAPDVMVVFGRPKGRRGSYKQWQEDNIAPQVVFEILSPSNSLEEMERKLLFYQRYGVEEYYLYDPDSHNFQGWLRQEGLLSSIPEIKGWVSPRLNIRFELREDGLEIYSLDGQKFLTSIELSQKAERLAEYIRSLGIDPDTL; the protein is encoded by the coding sequence ATGACCTTTACACCAGCTATTGATCCAGATATTGAATACCCCGATAGTGACGGTAAACCCATGGCCGATAATACCGAACAATACGAATGGATCGTTAAAATTAAAGAAAATCTTGAGATTCTTTTTGCTAATTCTCCTCAGGTTTTTATTGCGGGGGATCTGCTCTGGTATCCCGTCCAAGATAAAAAAATTACCGGACCGGTTGCTCCCGATGTTATGGTAGTATTTGGTCGTCCGAAAGGAAGAAGGGGTTCCTATAAACAATGGCAAGAAGATAACATTGCTCCTCAAGTGGTCTTTGAAATTCTCTCCCCTTCTAATAGCTTAGAAGAAATGGAGCGAAAACTACTCTTTTATCAACGTTATGGAGTGGAAGAATACTATCTTTATGATCCAGATTCTCATAATTTTCAAGGATGGTTGAGACAGGAAGGACTATTAAGTTCTATACCTGAGATTAAGGGATGGGTTAGTCCTCGGTTAAATATCCGATTTGAATTGAGAGAAGATGGGTTAGAAATTTATAGTTTAGATGGTCAGAAATTTTTAACTTCTATTGAGTTATCTCAAAAAGCTGAACGTTTAGCTGAATATATCCGTTCTCTGGGAATTGATCCCGATACTTTATGA
- a CDS encoding Uma2 family endonuclease, protein MTFTPAIDPDIEYPDSDGKPMADNTEQYEWIVKIKENLEILFANSPQVFIAGDLLWYPVQDKKITGPVAPDVMVVFGRPKGRRGSYKQWQEDNIAPQVVFEILSPSNSLEEMERKLLFYQRYGVEEYYLYDPDSHNFQGWLRQEGLLSSIPEIKGWVSPRLNIRFELREDGLEIYSLDGQKFLTSIELSQRLEQASLQLEQERLKAERLAEYIRSLGIDPDTL, encoded by the coding sequence ATGACCTTTACACCAGCTATTGATCCAGATATTGAATACCCCGATAGTGACGGTAAACCCATGGCCGATAATACCGAACAATATGAATGGATCGTGAAAATCAAAGAAAATCTTGAGATTCTCTTTGCTAATTCTCCTCAGGTTTTTATTGCGGGGGATCTCCTCTGGTATCCCGTCCAAGATAAAAAAATTACTGGACCGGTTGCTCCCGATGTTATGGTAGTATTTGGTCGTCCGAAAGGAAGAAGGGGTTCCTATAAACAATGGCAAGAAGATAATATCGCTCCTCAAGTGGTCTTTGAAATTCTCTCCCCTTCTAATAGCTTAGAAGAAATGGAGCGAAAACTACTCTTTTATCAACGTTATGGAGTGGAAGAATACTATCTCTATGATCCAGATTCTCATAATTTTCAAGGATGGTTGAGACAGGAAGGACTATTAAGTTCTATACCTGAGATTAAGGGATGGGTTAGTCCTCGGTTAAATATCCGATTTGAATTGAGAGAAGATGGATTAGAAATTTATAGTTTAGATGGTCAGAAATTTTTAACTTCTATTGAGTTATCTCAAAGGTTAGAACAAGCAAGTTTACAATTAGAACAAGAGCGTCTTAAAGCTGAACGTTTAGCTGAATATATCCGTTCTCTGGGAATTGATCCCGATACTTTATAA